In a single window of the Alphaproteobacteria bacterium LSUCC0684 genome:
- a CDS encoding tartrate dehydrogenase produces MSKNQYNIAVIPGDGIGNEVVPAALKVLDAACERFGVNLNYTHHEFASCAYYEEHGQMMPDDWKEQISGDDAIFFGAVGWPETVPDHISLWGSLIKFRREFDQYVNLRPVRLLPGVPSPLAGRKPGDIDFYIVRENTEGEYSSIGGRMFPDTEREVVIQETVMSRHGVDRVVKFAFDLARSRPRKHLTSATKSNGISITMPYWDERVEAMAEHYFDVTWDKYHIDILTANFVLHPDWFDVVVASNLFGDILSDLGPACTGTIGVAPSGNINPEKTFPSLFEPVHGSAPDITGKGIANPTGQIWAGAMMLEHLGHADAAKAIVEAIEVTLADPKYRTGDLGGEADTLTAAAAIAEHVARN; encoded by the coding sequence ATGAGTAAAAATCAGTATAACATTGCGGTGATACCCGGTGACGGGATCGGCAATGAAGTGGTTCCCGCGGCGCTCAAAGTGCTGGATGCCGCCTGCGAGCGGTTCGGGGTCAATCTCAATTACACCCATCATGAGTTTGCGTCCTGTGCCTATTACGAGGAACACGGCCAGATGATGCCCGATGACTGGAAGGAACAGATCAGCGGGGATGACGCCATTTTCTTCGGGGCCGTGGGCTGGCCTGAAACCGTTCCGGACCATATTTCGCTATGGGGATCGCTGATCAAGTTCCGGCGTGAATTCGATCAATATGTCAATCTGCGGCCGGTGCGCCTTCTGCCCGGGGTGCCCTCCCCCCTTGCCGGACGCAAGCCCGGGGATATCGATTTCTATATCGTGCGGGAAAATACCGAAGGCGAATATTCCTCCATCGGGGGGCGCATGTTCCCGGATACCGAACGCGAGGTTGTCATTCAGGAAACCGTCATGTCGCGCCATGGCGTGGACCGGGTGGTCAAATTCGCCTTTGATCTTGCCCGATCACGGCCGCGAAAACACCTGACATCGGCCACCAAATCGAACGGGATTTCCATCACCATGCCGTATTGGGATGAACGGGTGGAAGCCATGGCCGAACATTATTTCGATGTCACCTGGGACAAATATCATATCGATATCCTGACCGCCAATTTCGTGCTTCATCCGGACTGGTTCGATGTCGTTGTCGCCTCAAATCTATTTGGTGATATTCTGTCCGATCTCGGCCCGGCCTGTACCGGGACCATCGGCGTTGCGCCTTCGGGCAATATCAACCCCGAAAAGACATTCCCGTCGCTTTTCGAGCCTGTTCATGGATCGGCGCCGGATATCACCGGCAAGGGTATCGCCAACCCCACCGGCCAGATCTGGGCCGGGGCCATGATGCTTGAACATCTCGGCCATGCCGATGCCGCCAAGGCCATTGTCGAGGCCATCGAAGTCACCCTGGCTGACCCGAAATACCGGACCGGTGATCTCGGCGGCGAGGCCGATACCCTCACCGCTGCCGCCGCCATCGCCGAACACGTCGCCCGAAACTAG
- a CDS encoding aldo/keto reductase produces the protein MDYRQLGRTDLKVSSLSLGSMTWGTQNTEAEGHAQIDMALDHGINFIDTAEMYPTTPMSKETQGETERIIGTWIAGSGKRDKIVLATKITGEGNMNVRDGAPITRETLEQALASSLRSLQTDYIDLYQLHWPNRGSYMFRQNWTFDPSAQDSEAVAANMIEVLETLDKFVKEGKVRHVGLSNESAWGTMRWLQIAEAHGYPRMQSIQNEYSLLCRLYDTDMAELSHHEDVGLLAFSPLAAGLLTGKYSGGDTPAGSRRSINDSLGGRINPRIWPAIDSYLAIADKHGLDPVHMALAWCQQRPFMTSAIFGATSLEQLERIIKGKDLVLGEDVMGAINDAHRAHPLPY, from the coding sequence ATGGATTATCGCCAGCTTGGCCGGACCGATCTCAAGGTATCGTCGCTCTCACTCGGCAGCATGACCTGGGGCACCCAGAACACCGAAGCCGAAGGTCATGCCCAGATCGACATGGCCCTTGACCATGGCATCAATTTTATCGACACCGCCGAAATGTATCCGACAACGCCGATGTCAAAGGAAACCCAGGGCGAGACCGAACGCATCATCGGCACCTGGATTGCCGGCTCCGGCAAAAGAGACAAGATCGTGCTGGCAACCAAGATCACCGGCGAAGGCAACATGAATGTCCGTGACGGCGCACCGATCACCCGGGAAACCCTTGAACAGGCGCTCGCCTCCTCCCTCCGGTCGCTGCAAACAGATTATATCGATCTTTACCAGTTGCACTGGCCGAACCGCGGCTCCTACATGTTCCGGCAGAACTGGACCTTTGATCCCTCCGCTCAGGACAGCGAGGCCGTTGCCGCCAATATGATCGAGGTGCTGGAAACCCTCGACAAGTTTGTCAAAGAGGGGAAAGTTCGCCATGTGGGGCTTTCCAATGAAAGCGCCTGGGGGACGATGCGCTGGCTGCAGATCGCCGAAGCGCATGGATACCCGCGCATGCAATCAATACAGAACGAATACAGCCTCCTGTGCCGTCTATACGATACCGATATGGCGGAGCTCAGCCATCATGAAGATGTCGGCCTGCTGGCCTTCTCGCCGCTTGCGGCCGGGCTTCTCACCGGCAAGTACAGCGGGGGAGATACGCCGGCCGGATCACGCCGGAGCATCAATGACAGCCTCGGCGGACGGATCAATCCCCGCATCTGGCCTGCCATCGATTCCTATCTTGCCATCGCCGATAAACACGGCCTTGACCCGGTGCATATGGCGCTTGCCTGGTGCCAGCAGCGGCCTTTCATGACCTCGGCAATTTTCGGGGCAACAAGCCTTGAGCAGCTGGAGCGCATTATCAAGGGCAAGGATCTGGTGCTGGGCGAAGACGTGATGGGCGCGATCAACGACGCGCACCGCGCCCACCCGCTGCCATATTAA
- a CDS encoding cupin domain-containing protein: protein MASQLWKGQAFTVSHADGGGIAKGGFTGGLRAFFEYRDLGIKDATSGKYAAHVIRAVPGRHAEPNWHIHDLDFQMIYILKGWVTFEYEGEGEVTFRPGSAALQPPGIRHREIRHSDDLELIEITSPAEFKTELVDPPESAGE from the coding sequence ATGGCATCGCAACTCTGGAAAGGGCAGGCCTTCACCGTCAGTCACGCCGATGGGGGAGGGATTGCAAAAGGCGGATTTACCGGCGGGTTGCGGGCATTTTTTGAATATCGCGATCTTGGCATAAAGGACGCGACGAGCGGGAAATACGCCGCCCATGTGATCCGCGCCGTACCCGGCCGCCATGCTGAGCCGAACTGGCATATTCATGATCTCGATTTTCAGATGATCTATATCCTCAAAGGCTGGGTGACCTTTGAATACGAAGGTGAGGGGGAGGTGACTTTCCGCCCCGGTTCGGCAGCGCTGCAACCGCCGGGGATCCGCCACCGTGAAATCCGCCACAGCGATGATCTGGAACTGATCGAAATCACCTCACCGGCTGAATTCAAAACAGAACTGGTGGACCCGCCCGAAAGCGCTGGGGAGTGA
- a CDS encoding quinone oxidoreductase, with amino-acid sequence MAYAICADTPGGVEVLEWRDIPTPDPGPGEVLIHQTKVGLNFIDVYMTNGVYPFPEDGPQIPGGEAAGIVAAIGEGVTGFKIGDRVAYTTPNGAYREERVMPANRLVRLPDDISDEVAAAAMLKGMTVEYLLNRSFKVDASKKVLFHAAAGGVGLIAGQWLGHLGALSIGTVGSDEKAEQAKAAGYTHVINYNSTDFAEAVREITRGEGVDVAYDSVGQATYPKTLTCIKTFGLFVSFGQSSGVISNLAMADFAKNGSLYAQRPTLFNFIATAESLAEVSGNMFGMLANGHVRIDINQRYALKDVPRAFEALTSRRTTGATVFDTGRG; translated from the coding sequence ATGGCATATGCAATTTGCGCGGATACCCCCGGCGGTGTTGAGGTTCTGGAATGGCGGGATATCCCGACACCTGATCCGGGTCCGGGTGAAGTTCTCATCCACCAGACAAAAGTCGGGCTCAATTTCATCGACGTCTACATGACCAACGGCGTCTACCCTTTTCCCGAAGACGGCCCGCAGATCCCCGGGGGCGAGGCCGCTGGAATTGTCGCCGCGATCGGCGAAGGCGTGACCGGTTTCAAAATTGGCGATCGCGTAGCCTACACGACCCCCAATGGTGCTTACAGGGAAGAACGCGTGATGCCGGCGAACCGATTGGTCCGCCTTCCCGATGATATCTCCGATGAAGTCGCGGCGGCGGCGATGCTCAAGGGGATGACGGTGGAATATCTTCTCAACCGTTCCTTCAAGGTGGATGCCTCGAAAAAAGTGCTCTTTCATGCGGCGGCGGGCGGCGTCGGGCTTATTGCCGGGCAGTGGCTAGGGCATCTCGGGGCGTTATCCATCGGCACCGTTGGCAGCGATGAGAAGGCCGAGCAGGCGAAAGCTGCCGGCTACACCCATGTCATCAATTACAACAGCACGGATTTCGCCGAAGCCGTCCGCGAGATCACCAGGGGTGAAGGCGTCGACGTGGCCTATGACAGCGTTGGCCAGGCCACCTATCCGAAAACCCTGACCTGCATCAAGACCTTCGGCCTTTTCGTGTCCTTCGGCCAGTCAAGCGGGGTGATCAGCAATCTCGCCATGGCGGATTTTGCCAAGAATGGCTCACTTTATGCCCAGCGGCCAACGCTCTTCAATTTCATCGCCACCGCCGAAAGCCTTGCCGAGGTATCGGGGAACATGTTCGGGATGCTGGCAAATGGCCATGTCCGGATCGATATCAATCAGCGTTATGCCCTTAAAGACGTCCCCAGGGCGTTTGAGGCGCTGACCAGCCGCCGGACAACCGGCGCAACCGTTTTCGATACCGGGAGAGGATGA
- a CDS encoding class I SAM-dependent methyltransferase encodes MGDPAAFWNERYQKPDYIFGTEANDFIKAVTPFARRGMKAFAPADGEGRNGVHLARLGYEVTSVDVSDLAVEKAHALARANGVEINAHTGDLFDWDWGVEEYDLVIVSFMHFYPDDHARFVERIRTCLKPGGLLVFEGYTPDQIPLGSGGPKKPEMLLTAEKLKHDFDGFDILFLQELRRFLAEGPRHQGEAATVQLLARKPA; translated from the coding sequence ATGGGTGATCCCGCCGCATTCTGGAACGAACGCTATCAGAAGCCAGATTACATTTTCGGCACCGAAGCCAATGATTTCATCAAGGCCGTCACGCCTTTTGCCCGCCGGGGGATGAAGGCTTTTGCGCCGGCAGATGGCGAGGGCCGGAACGGCGTGCATCTGGCGCGGCTCGGCTATGAAGTCACCAGCGTCGATGTCTCCGATCTGGCGGTGGAAAAGGCCCATGCGCTCGCCCGGGCCAATGGCGTTGAGATCAACGCCCATACCGGTGACCTTTTCGACTGGGACTGGGGGGTGGAGGAATATGATCTGGTGATTGTCTCATTCATGCATTTCTACCCCGATGATCATGCCCGTTTTGTCGAGCGGATACGGACCTGCCTGAAGCCGGGCGGGCTGCTGGTCTTTGAAGGATATACCCCGGATCAGATCCCGCTTGGCTCCGGCGGGCCGAAAAAACCTGAAATGCTGCTGACGGCAGAAAAACTGAAGCATGATTTTGACGGATTTGATATTCTTTTCCTTCAGGAACTGAGGCGCTTTCTCGCCGAAGGACCACGCCACCAGGGCGAAGCTGCCACCGTGCAGCTTCTGGCCAGAAAACCAGCATAG
- a CDS encoding DMT family transporter — MIHALLKRELSKKTAMITVLLGSSIWGFLWMPLRAIEAAGMGGIWASLYYTIMPIPILGVIYGPVLLRDRRHWRVYFIAGGAIGAGFMLYIIGLIVGSVTKTTLIFYLTPVWSTLMGMAFLGEKNRPVLWLGNALGLTGCAMIMGISPGSLSIEPVDLLGLVAGVLWSVGTVAIRRYPEADIGGITLMQYILGSVVAVLGIIAVGEATPSVDVLLRATPVAFIASTVVFMPVFLLICRIAQYVSPAIIGILMLSEVFFAILTAYLLLDEPMIFSQWIGAGLIILTALLVTMAEARDNDA; from the coding sequence ATGATCCACGCCCTCCTGAAGAGAGAACTGAGCAAGAAGACCGCGATGATCACTGTTCTTCTGGGCTCCTCGATCTGGGGGTTTCTGTGGATGCCGCTTCGGGCGATCGAAGCCGCCGGCATGGGCGGGATCTGGGCCAGTCTCTATTACACGATCATGCCCATCCCCATTCTCGGGGTGATCTATGGGCCGGTTCTGTTGCGGGACCGCCGGCATTGGCGTGTCTACTTCATTGCCGGCGGGGCCATCGGTGCCGGGTTCATGCTCTATATCATCGGGCTGATCGTCGGCTCGGTGACCAAGACGACGCTGATCTTCTACCTCACCCCTGTCTGGTCAACCTTGATGGGGATGGCCTTTCTTGGTGAGAAAAACCGCCCTGTTCTGTGGCTGGGCAATGCGCTCGGGCTCACGGGCTGCGCCATGATCATGGGGATTTCGCCAGGCTCGCTGAGTATCGAGCCCGTGGACCTGCTCGGGCTGGTGGCGGGGGTGCTGTGGTCTGTCGGTACGGTGGCGATCCGCCGCTACCCCGAAGCCGATATCGGCGGCATCACGCTGATGCAGTATATTCTGGGCTCTGTCGTGGCGGTGCTCGGCATCATTGCCGTGGGCGAAGCTACGCCGTCCGTTGACGTGCTCTTGCGGGCAACACCGGTCGCGTTTATCGCATCGACGGTGGTGTTCATGCCGGTCTTTCTTCTGATCTGCCGGATTGCCCAATATGTTTCGCCTGCGATCATCGGTATCCTGATGTTGTCCGAGGTCTTCTTTGCCATTCTGACGGCGTATCTGCTGCTGGATGAACCCATGATCTTCAGCCAGTGGATCGGCGCCGGCCTGATCATCCTGACCGCGTTGCTGGTGACGATGGCGGAAGCCAGAGACAACGACGCCTAA
- a CDS encoding ABC transporter permease subunit yields the protein MIADRKLLLAMAATMLAALAILLPETLPLLSLAPVPGAETLADAINRGISLFVDVFKPGLRFVAGLVDASVRGLQSWLHAVPWLALVVACGVLGLRLKSPTLGAFSALAVLYMALSGHWFKSMNTLAMVGVSVPLALIFGFGLGVLGAKSRRANLVLQPALDLMQTIPTFAYLAPLVVLFGFGPVPGVLASMIYAAPPITRNVMLGLRQVPLELREVADISGASAWQRFHSIELPHAKQQILVGVNQTVLATLSMVIIAAVIGGFDDIGREVLVATNKGSARFGEALGAGIVIVLLAVVIDRLTRAAAEPSAPGHRRQLTLGDLALVIGAGALGVVFAENLDTLAVNTAMSLREAEAGINSSLNGFIREYGMALDRIKNTALVYVLLPMRIGLTQAILPFTWGVDFTPMMKFLYLGCVGLLSLYLFTRQRIASAVLIAATGLVLYRGFTFLPWWVVVPTVAWLSWRFAGWKFAISSVLMMLFITWAGHWQDALYSVYLCSAAVLVCLVVGCLLGVWAAKSDTVSRIMQPINDTLQSIPLYIFLIPAVALFQINEFSALVAIVLYAIVPLIRYTEHGLRNVPATLIEAATAQGCSRLQKLLFIELPVARPSILLGLNQTVLFALAMLIIAVLVGARGLAEQVNIGLRDANTGLGMTAGLSMAFIAIIADRILRGWAVELGAKSDL from the coding sequence ATGATTGCCGATCGGAAACTGCTTCTTGCCATGGCGGCAACAATGCTTGCGGCCCTGGCCATTCTTCTGCCCGAAACGCTGCCGCTCCTCTCTCTTGCACCTGTTCCCGGGGCGGAAACGCTGGCCGATGCGATCAACCGGGGTATTTCGCTTTTTGTCGATGTCTTCAAACCCGGGCTGCGCTTTGTGGCCGGACTTGTCGATGCGTCGGTCCGCGGGCTTCAGTCCTGGCTTCACGCCGTCCCCTGGCTTGCCCTCGTTGTGGCCTGCGGGGTGCTGGGTTTGAGGCTGAAATCCCCGACGCTGGGCGCGTTTTCGGCCCTGGCCGTCCTCTACATGGCCCTCTCGGGGCACTGGTTCAAATCCATGAACACGCTGGCCATGGTCGGGGTATCGGTGCCGCTTGCCCTTATCTTTGGCTTCGGGCTTGGCGTGCTTGGGGCGAAATCTCGCCGCGCCAATCTGGTGCTTCAGCCCGCCCTTGATCTGATGCAGACCATCCCCACCTTTGCCTATCTTGCCCCGCTGGTGGTGCTTTTCGGCTTCGGTCCGGTGCCCGGCGTGCTGGCCAGCATGATCTATGCCGCCCCGCCGATTACAAGAAACGTGATGCTCGGGCTGCGTCAGGTGCCGCTGGAATTGCGTGAGGTTGCCGATATTTCCGGCGCGTCCGCCTGGCAGCGGTTCCATTCCATCGAACTTCCCCACGCCAAACAGCAGATCCTCGTCGGCGTCAACCAGACGGTTCTTGCCACCCTTTCCATGGTGATCATTGCCGCGGTTATCGGCGGGTTTGATGATATCGGCCGCGAAGTGCTGGTCGCCACCAACAAGGGATCTGCCCGTTTTGGTGAAGCGCTCGGGGCAGGGATAGTCATCGTGTTGCTGGCGGTGGTGATTGACCGGCTGACAAGGGCGGCGGCCGAGCCCTCCGCCCCCGGACACCGGCGTCAGCTCACCCTTGGTGATCTTGCGCTGGTCATTGGTGCAGGGGCGCTTGGTGTCGTTTTTGCCGAAAATCTCGATACTCTTGCGGTCAATACGGCCATGTCGCTTCGCGAGGCGGAGGCGGGAATAAATTCAAGCCTCAACGGGTTCATCCGCGAATACGGGATGGCGCTTGACCGGATCAAGAACACCGCCCTTGTCTACGTGCTTCTTCCCATGCGCATCGGTCTTACCCAGGCTATCCTTCCCTTTACGTGGGGGGTTGATTTCACCCCGATGATGAAGTTTCTCTATCTCGGTTGTGTTGGCCTCCTCAGCCTTTATCTCTTCACCCGCCAGCGTATCGCCTCGGCGGTGCTGATCGCCGCGACCGGTCTTGTTCTCTATCGCGGGTTCACCTTTCTGCCCTGGTGGGTGGTGGTGCCCACCGTCGCCTGGCTCAGCTGGCGTTTCGCGGGCTGGAAGTTTGCAATTTCTTCTGTCCTGATGATGCTTTTCATCACCTGGGCCGGTCACTGGCAGGATGCGCTCTATTCGGTCTATCTCTGTTCGGCGGCGGTGCTTGTCTGTCTTGTTGTCGGCTGCCTTCTCGGGGTCTGGGCGGCAAAATCAGATACGGTGTCGCGCATCATGCAGCCGATCAACGACACCCTGCAGTCGATCCCGCTTTATATCTTCCTCATTCCGGCGGTAGCGCTTTTCCAGATCAATGAGTTCTCGGCGCTGGTGGCAATCGTTCTTTATGCGATCGTGCCGCTGATCCGCTATACCGAACACGGGCTGAGGAACGTTCCCGCCACCCTGATTGAGGCTGCAACCGCGCAAGGATGCTCACGGCTTCAGAAACTTCTCTTCATCGAACTTCCCGTGGCACGGCCAAGCATCCTTTTGGGCCTGAACCAGACGGTGCTTTTCGCCCTTGCGATGCTGATCATCGCCGTGCTGGTCGGGGCGAGGGGGCTTGCCGAGCAGGTGAATATCGGCCTCCGTGATGCGAATACGGGCCTCGGCATGACGGCGGGGCTTTCCATGGCCTTTATCGCCATCATCGCGGACAGGATCCTGCGCGGATGGGCGGTTGAACTTGGCGCCAAAAGCGATCTTTAG
- a CDS encoding ATP-binding cassette domain-containing protein, with protein sequence MTEHQAKIECRGVWKIFGERAENSCREIAARNGTADEMEQAALDHGGIIGAREVSFDVAPGELFVIMGLSGSGKSTVLRSIAQLQRPTIGEVLFDGADLVAMGEEALRDIRRRKMGMVFQHFGLVPHFTALQNIAFPLKVRGEDQSTRDAKAREMLELVGLEGRGDAFPNELSGGQQQRIGIARSLAVDPELWLLDEPFSALDPLIRRQLQDELLDLQASLRKSIIFITHDFAEAVRLADRIAIMRDGRIIQQGSAASLLLHPADDYVRSFVRDVPRLQVLKLKDIMTPASRIRTDLALPMTASLEEAMLAMGDGGDRIKVCDEKGQTIGKVMRADILATVAANQ encoded by the coding sequence ATGACCGAACACCAAGCGAAGATAGAATGCCGCGGGGTCTGGAAGATCTTTGGCGAGCGGGCGGAAAATTCATGCCGCGAGATCGCCGCCCGGAACGGCACCGCTGATGAGATGGAACAGGCCGCGCTGGATCATGGCGGCATCATCGGCGCGCGGGAAGTCAGTTTTGACGTTGCGCCGGGGGAGCTCTTTGTCATCATGGGGCTTTCTGGCTCCGGCAAGTCGACCGTTCTGCGCAGTATCGCCCAATTGCAGCGCCCCACGATCGGGGAGGTTCTCTTTGATGGTGCGGATCTTGTTGCCATGGGTGAAGAGGCGTTGCGGGATATCCGCCGCCGGAAAATGGGCATGGTGTTTCAGCATTTCGGGCTGGTGCCCCATTTCACGGCCCTGCAGAATATCGCTTTCCCCCTGAAGGTTCGCGGGGAGGATCAATCCACCCGCGACGCCAAGGCACGGGAAATGCTTGAACTGGTGGGTCTTGAAGGTCGCGGCGATGCCTTCCCGAATGAGCTTTCCGGCGGCCAGCAGCAGCGGATCGGCATTGCCCGTTCGCTGGCGGTTGATCCTGAACTCTGGCTTCTTGATGAGCCGTTCAGCGCGCTTGACCCGTTGATCCGGCGGCAGCTTCAGGATGAACTCCTTGATCTTCAGGCCAGTCTGCGCAAATCCATCATCTTCATCACCCATGATTTTGCCGAAGCCGTCCGTCTTGCAGACCGGATCGCCATCATGCGCGATGGAAGGATCATTCAGCAGGGCAGCGCCGCCTCGCTTCTGCTTCATCCGGCAGATGATTACGTTCGGTCGTTCGTGCGTGATGTGCCGCGCCTGCAGGTCCTGAAGCTAAAGGATATCATGACCCCGGCTTCGCGCATCAGGACTGACCTTGCCCTGCCCATGACCGCCTCGCTTGAAGAGGCCATGCTGGCGATGGGTGATGGCGGGGACCGGATCAAGGTTTGCGATGAAAAAGGCCAGACCATCGGCAAGGTCATGCGCGCTGACATTCTCGCCACCGTTGCGGCCAACCAGTAA
- a CDS encoding ABC transporter substrate-binding protein: MLKTTIAAMALGVSVAFTGAASALDMGSEKPIKLAINEWTGQHLSTRVAGAILERAGYSVEYVTAGYGPQFIALGEGDLHATLEIWTSNAPGQFNEAADAGKVIDIGDLGLDAREGVLYPVHMKEMCPGLPSWEALNACAAKFATVDTLPKGRLLDYPADWGSPGKDRFEAIGIDFTAVPAGSEGALITELEASIAKKSPLVMTFWQPHWALAEYDTEWVALPAGTDECYSDASWGVNPNATGDCDFSPTRIFKVTWSGMADTWPMADAILKMYTLDATSQQNMMAAVDSRGEDINKVVAAYIDANAGSIDAMISKAKSM; this comes from the coding sequence ATGTTAAAAACCACCATCGCTGCGATGGCCCTCGGGGTTTCAGTTGCCTTTACTGGCGCGGCGTCCGCACTTGATATGGGATCGGAGAAACCAATCAAGCTTGCGATCAATGAATGGACAGGTCAGCATCTATCAACCCGTGTTGCCGGGGCAATTCTGGAACGTGCCGGATATAGCGTTGAATACGTGACCGCCGGTTATGGCCCGCAGTTCATTGCTCTTGGAGAAGGTGATCTTCACGCCACGCTTGAGATCTGGACCTCCAACGCACCAGGTCAGTTCAACGAAGCCGCCGATGCCGGCAAGGTGATCGATATCGGTGATCTTGGTCTTGATGCACGGGAAGGTGTTCTCTACCCCGTACACATGAAGGAAATGTGCCCGGGCCTGCCAAGTTGGGAAGCGCTCAATGCCTGTGCGGCGAAATTTGCCACCGTCGATACGCTCCCCAAGGGACGATTGCTTGATTACCCGGCGGATTGGGGCTCACCCGGCAAGGACCGTTTTGAAGCCATCGGTATTGATTTCACCGCCGTTCCGGCCGGTTCCGAAGGGGCGCTCATCACCGAGCTTGAGGCGTCCATCGCCAAGAAATCCCCCCTTGTCATGACCTTCTGGCAGCCGCATTGGGCGCTGGCCGAATACGATACCGAATGGGTTGCCCTTCCTGCCGGTACCGATGAGTGCTATTCGGATGCCTCCTGGGGCGTCAATCCGAACGCCACCGGCGATTGCGATTTCAGCCCGACGCGCATCTTCAAGGTCACCTGGTCCGGCATGGCTGACACCTGGCCGATGGCCGATGCCATCCTCAAGATGTACACGCTTGATGCCACCAGCCAGCAGAACATGATGGCGGCGGTTGATAGCCGTGGCGAGGATATCAACAAGGTCGTTGCGGCGTATATCGATGCCAATGCCGGCTCCATCGATGCGATGATTTCCAAAGCGAAATCCATGTAA
- a CDS encoding GlxA family transcriptional regulator — translation MDAKTTRIGMILVPDFNLLAATAFLDGFRAANYLSGIRLYEWTILSPSGSSIRASNGMVMAAGPLDQQNLADVFDMVVVNSSWTPEAHRSPQLFNWLRQQARAGARLGGLDTGVFLLGYAGLLGEARYVVHFEHIAALREIFPDINIDAGLFSLEASRFSAAGGVATLDLALTMIGEVHGADLAQAAQSYVFHERIRTGVERQTDFHMSGGGFVPRILAEALNIMQSHLDQPLKISEIAHKAGISQRQLDRIFVQYTGQSPVRNYLEIRLSHAHRLVTQTDLNLLEVAVASGFSSREHFSRAYKKRFGLTPSAGRLQGRTPFQFRADIPPR, via the coding sequence ATGGATGCGAAAACAACCCGGATCGGCATGATCCTTGTGCCGGATTTCAACCTGCTCGCGGCAACAGCCTTTCTTGATGGGTTTCGCGCCGCCAATTATCTTTCAGGCATCCGTCTTTACGAATGGACGATACTGTCCCCTTCCGGATCGTCGATCAGGGCAAGCAACGGGATGGTCATGGCGGCCGGGCCACTCGATCAGCAGAATTTGGCTGATGTGTTTGACATGGTGGTGGTCAATTCGAGCTGGACTCCCGAAGCGCATCGTTCGCCGCAGCTGTTCAACTGGCTGCGTCAGCAGGCCCGGGCCGGGGCCAGACTGGGCGGGCTTGATACGGGTGTATTCCTTCTTGGCTATGCGGGGCTGCTCGGTGAGGCGCGCTATGTGGTCCATTTTGAACATATCGCCGCCCTTAGGGAAATCTTTCCGGATATAAATATCGATGCGGGACTGTTTAGTCTTGAAGCGTCGCGCTTCAGTGCCGCAGGCGGGGTGGCGACGCTCGATCTTGCCCTTACCATGATCGGCGAAGTTCATGGTGCTGATCTGGCGCAGGCGGCTCAGTCCTATGTCTTCCATGAACGCATCCGGACAGGGGTGGAACGCCAGACCGATTTCCACATGTCCGGCGGCGGTTTTGTTCCCCGGATTCTTGCCGAGGCACTGAATATCATGCAGTCACATCTCGATCAGCCGCTGAAAATCAGCGAGATTGCCCATAAGGCCGGTATCTCCCAGCGTCAGCTGGATCGGATATTCGTTCAGTATACGGGCCAGTCCCCGGTGCGAAATTATCTGGAAATCCGCCTCTCGCATGCGCATCGGCTGGTCACCCAGACCGATTTGAACCTGCTTGAGGTTGCCGTCGCAAGCGGGTTTTCCTCGCGTGAGCATTTCTCCCGCGCCTATAAAAAGAGATTTGGTCTCACGCCTTCGGCAGGCCGTCTTCAGGGCAGAACACCATTTCAGTTCCGCGCCGACATCCCGCCTCGCTAG